In one window of Skermanella rosea DNA:
- the glgB gene encoding 1,4-alpha-glucan branching protein GlgB has product MTAYTKNPTSQPVAEPSGGAGAKSAEALRQEIEAIVRADHGDPFGILGMHTDGPDGAVTVRTFIPEARRILLIDSDSGQPVADLEKVHPDGFWAITLDDRKNRFRYRFRIDFATHTGEFEDAYSFPPVLGQLDVHLLAEGTHLRSFERLGAHPHEMEGVAGTAFAVWAPNARRVSVIGDFCNWDGRRLPMRKRHECGVWELFVPHVAKGDRYKYEIKGPGGNLMPLKADPYAFRAEMPPHTASVVQGLNDHDWADQEWLRDRARTDWRAKPVSIYECHLSSWKRPDGDGGMRYLTYDELADDLVPYVKEMGYTHIELLPITEFPFDGSWGYQPIGMYAPTSRHGDPVAFSRFVERCHREGIGLLLDWVPGHFPTDPHGLGMFDGTHLYEHADPRQGFHQDWNTLIYNFGRREVSSFLLGSALYWMDQFHFDGIRVDAVASMLYLDYSRQADQWVPNQYGGNENLEAVAFLKRMNELVYANHPGAMTVAEESTSWPGVSRPVYLGGLGFGFKWNMGWMHDTLRFMSKDPIHRRYHHHDLTFGLLYAFSENFVLPLSHDEVVHGKGSLLNKMPGDRWQKFANLRAYYGFMWTHPGKKLLFMGGEFGQEREWNHNQGLDWFLLDDPFHKGVQNLIRDLNHLYRDTAALHELDNEAPGFEWIEANDSDNSVLAFLRYGKDRERPMVSVSNFTPLPRQGYRVGVPLPGFYRERLNTDAGVYGGSDVGNGGGVEAEEVPHHGRPYSVCLTVPPLGTLVLERQAS; this is encoded by the coding sequence ATGACCGCCTATACCAAGAACCCGACCAGCCAGCCCGTAGCCGAACCTTCCGGCGGGGCGGGTGCGAAAAGCGCCGAAGCCCTGCGGCAGGAGATCGAGGCCATCGTCCGGGCCGACCACGGCGATCCGTTCGGCATCCTGGGCATGCACACCGACGGGCCGGACGGAGCCGTCACGGTCCGCACCTTCATCCCCGAAGCGCGCCGGATCCTGCTGATCGACAGCGACAGCGGCCAGCCGGTGGCGGATCTGGAGAAGGTTCATCCCGACGGCTTCTGGGCCATCACGCTCGACGATCGCAAGAACCGCTTCCGGTACCGGTTCCGCATCGACTTCGCGACGCATACCGGAGAGTTCGAGGACGCCTACAGCTTCCCGCCCGTCCTGGGCCAGCTCGACGTCCACCTGCTGGCGGAAGGCACCCACCTGCGCAGTTTCGAGCGGCTGGGTGCCCATCCGCACGAGATGGAAGGCGTCGCGGGAACGGCGTTCGCGGTCTGGGCGCCCAATGCCCGGCGGGTCTCCGTCATCGGCGACTTCTGCAATTGGGACGGCCGCCGTCTGCCCATGCGCAAGCGCCACGAATGCGGCGTGTGGGAGCTCTTCGTTCCCCATGTCGCCAAGGGCGACCGCTACAAGTACGAGATCAAGGGGCCGGGCGGCAACCTGATGCCCCTCAAGGCGGATCCCTACGCCTTCCGCGCCGAAATGCCGCCGCACACCGCGTCGGTCGTGCAGGGGCTGAACGACCATGACTGGGCCGACCAGGAATGGCTGCGCGACAGGGCCCGCACGGACTGGCGGGCCAAGCCGGTGTCGATCTACGAATGCCATCTCAGTTCGTGGAAGCGTCCGGACGGCGACGGCGGGATGCGTTACCTGACCTATGACGAGCTGGCGGACGATCTCGTCCCCTATGTCAAGGAGATGGGCTACACCCACATCGAGCTGCTGCCGATCACCGAGTTCCCGTTCGACGGGTCTTGGGGATACCAGCCGATCGGAATGTATGCGCCGACCAGCCGGCACGGCGATCCGGTCGCCTTCTCCCGCTTCGTCGAGCGCTGCCACAGGGAAGGGATCGGCCTGCTGCTGGACTGGGTGCCGGGCCATTTCCCGACGGATCCGCACGGCCTGGGCATGTTCGACGGGACCCATCTGTACGAGCATGCCGACCCGCGCCAGGGCTTCCACCAGGACTGGAACACCCTGATCTACAATTTCGGCCGGCGCGAGGTGTCGAGTTTCCTGCTGGGCAGCGCGCTGTACTGGATGGACCAGTTCCATTTCGACGGTATCCGGGTCGATGCGGTGGCGTCGATGCTGTATCTCGACTACAGCCGGCAGGCCGACCAGTGGGTGCCGAACCAGTACGGCGGCAACGAGAACCTGGAAGCGGTCGCCTTCCTGAAGCGGATGAACGAGCTGGTCTACGCCAACCATCCCGGCGCCATGACCGTGGCCGAGGAGTCGACCTCGTGGCCGGGCGTGTCGCGGCCGGTCTATCTGGGCGGGCTCGGCTTCGGCTTCAAATGGAACATGGGCTGGATGCACGACACGCTCCGGTTCATGTCCAAGGACCCGATCCATCGCCGCTACCATCACCATGACCTGACCTTCGGGCTGCTTTACGCCTTCAGCGAGAACTTCGTGCTGCCGCTGAGCCATGACGAGGTGGTGCACGGCAAGGGCTCCCTGCTGAACAAGATGCCGGGGGACCGCTGGCAGAAGTTCGCCAACCTGCGGGCCTATTACGGCTTCATGTGGACCCACCCGGGGAAGAAGCTGCTATTCATGGGCGGCGAGTTCGGCCAGGAGCGGGAGTGGAACCACAATCAGGGCCTGGACTGGTTCCTGCTCGACGATCCGTTCCACAAGGGCGTGCAGAACCTGATCCGCGACCTGAACCACCTGTATCGCGATACCGCCGCGCTGCACGAGCTGGACAACGAAGCCCCGGGCTTCGAGTGGATCGAGGCGAACGACAGCGACAACAGCGTCCTGGCCTTCCTGCGCTACGGCAAGGACAGGGAGCGTCCGATGGTCTCGGTCAGCAACTTCACGCCGCTTCCGCGGCAGGGCTACCGGGTCGGGGTGCCGCTGCCCGGCTTCTACCGCGAACGGCTGAACACGGACGCCGGTGTCTACGGCGGCAGCGACGTCGGCAACGGCGGCGGCGTCGAGGCGGAGGAGGTTCCGCACCATGGCCGGCCCTACTCGGTCTGCCTCACGGTGCCGCCGCTGGGCACTCTGGTGCTGGAACGGCAGGCGTCCTGA
- the treS gene encoding maltose alpha-D-glucosyltransferase, with the protein MIDRNDRLWYKDAVIYQLHVKAFFDADNDGIGDFAGLSQKLDYLQELGVTALWLLPFYPSPLRDDGYDIADYRNVNPSYGFMRDFRQFVRECHNRGMRVITELVINHTSDQHPWFQRARTAKPGSNHRNFYVWSDSDQKYQGTRIIFLDTEKSNWTWDPVAKAYFWHRFYSHQPDLNFDNPAVMREVLSVLRFWLDMGVDGLRLDAVPYLIEREGTNNENLKETHDVLKQIRSAVDEGYQDRMLLAEANQWPEDVLPYFGDLSKGGDECHMAFHFPLMPRMYMAIAQEDRHPVTDIMRQTPEIPETCQWAVFLRNHDELTLEMVTDKERDYLWNFYAKDRRMRINLGIRRRLAPLMDNDRRKIELLNSLLFSMPGTPVVYYGDEIGMGDNVYLGDRDGVRTPMQWSPDRNGGFSRSDPARLYLPAVADPIYGFDAVNVEAQERSPSSLLNWMKRLIAVRQQQKAFGRGTLRFLYPGNRKVLAYLREHEGEVILCVANLSRSAQAVELDLARHKNCVPVELIGRSTFPPIGDLPYLLTLPAYGFYWFGLTDTAEQPAWHEQLPEVMPEFVTLVITDGWRNPAGRAATELARDVLPTYLPKQRWFGAKDEVINETRVRTIAELSGRGENFMLGVIDVVLSGVEEPHPYFLPLAVTWEESAATPASPLLPYTLARARRGPRLGGLYDAMQSDRFLLAAVDAIKRNDQVKASSGTIQFQPTQRMADLELPEELEIRRLGVEQSNTSVLVADLMVVKAYRKLVRGVHPELEIGRFLTEVADYRNTPPLLGSAFHVDEDGTSTALMIVQGFVRNQGDGWSYTVDQLVRYLDEIRLGAPATEESDQSTAENLEFYMALAGTLGQRTAELHRALAVESGDPAFEPEPVTDDDVARWIEEARAQAERAFGSLEQARSRLAGDELAEAESLLERRQECLDLIGSLVAGGVTSFKTRYHGDYHLGQVLKAQNDWYVIDFEGEPAKTLDQRRAKHAPLRDVAGMLRSFNYAAWAAVKRVQEMQADAGSKVLGTALEWEQQASRAFLTAYHDAILGCPSYPADEGVAKRLLDLFTLEKALYEVAYEAANRPTWLGIPIKGVAGILDAHAASSQPGEV; encoded by the coding sequence ATGATCGATCGGAACGACCGCCTCTGGTACAAGGATGCCGTCATCTACCAACTCCACGTGAAGGCCTTCTTCGACGCCGATAACGACGGCATCGGCGACTTCGCGGGGTTGTCCCAGAAGCTGGACTATCTTCAGGAACTCGGTGTCACGGCACTGTGGTTGTTGCCCTTCTATCCCTCGCCGCTGCGCGACGACGGATACGACATCGCCGACTACCGCAACGTCAATCCGTCCTACGGGTTCATGCGGGATTTCCGGCAGTTCGTGCGCGAGTGCCACAACCGCGGCATGCGCGTGATCACCGAACTGGTCATCAACCATACGTCCGACCAGCACCCCTGGTTCCAGCGCGCCCGCACTGCCAAGCCGGGCTCCAACCACCGCAATTTCTACGTCTGGAGCGATTCCGACCAGAAGTACCAAGGTACCCGGATCATCTTCTTGGATACCGAGAAGTCCAACTGGACCTGGGACCCGGTCGCCAAGGCCTATTTCTGGCACCGCTTCTACTCGCACCAGCCGGACTTGAACTTCGACAATCCGGCCGTGATGCGCGAGGTCCTGAGCGTGCTGCGCTTCTGGCTCGACATGGGCGTGGACGGGCTCCGGCTCGACGCCGTGCCCTACCTGATCGAGCGCGAGGGCACGAACAACGAGAACCTCAAGGAAACCCACGACGTCCTGAAGCAGATCCGCTCCGCCGTGGACGAGGGCTACCAGGACCGTATGCTGCTGGCCGAGGCCAACCAGTGGCCGGAAGACGTGCTGCCCTATTTCGGCGACCTGTCCAAGGGCGGCGACGAATGCCACATGGCGTTCCACTTCCCGCTGATGCCGCGCATGTACATGGCGATCGCCCAGGAAGATCGGCATCCCGTCACCGACATCATGCGCCAGACGCCGGAGATCCCGGAGACCTGCCAATGGGCCGTCTTCCTGCGCAACCATGACGAGTTGACGCTGGAGATGGTCACCGACAAGGAGCGGGACTATCTCTGGAACTTCTACGCCAAGGACCGGCGGATGCGGATCAACCTGGGCATCCGCCGCCGCCTGGCTCCGCTGATGGACAACGACCGGCGCAAGATCGAGCTGCTGAACAGCCTGTTGTTCTCCATGCCCGGCACGCCGGTGGTCTATTACGGCGACGAGATCGGGATGGGCGACAACGTCTATTTGGGCGACCGCGACGGCGTCCGCACGCCGATGCAGTGGTCGCCGGACCGCAACGGCGGCTTCTCCCGGTCGGACCCGGCGCGTCTCTACCTGCCGGCCGTCGCCGACCCGATCTACGGCTTCGACGCCGTCAACGTCGAGGCGCAGGAGCGGAGCCCGTCCTCCCTGCTGAACTGGATGAAGCGGCTGATCGCGGTGCGCCAGCAGCAGAAGGCATTCGGCCGCGGCACGCTGCGCTTCCTCTATCCCGGCAACCGCAAGGTCCTGGCCTACCTGCGCGAGCACGAGGGGGAGGTGATCCTGTGCGTCGCCAACCTGTCGCGTTCGGCCCAGGCGGTCGAGCTTGATCTGGCGCGCCACAAGAATTGCGTTCCGGTCGAGCTGATCGGCCGAAGCACCTTCCCGCCGATCGGCGACCTTCCGTACTTGCTGACGCTTCCCGCCTACGGCTTCTACTGGTTCGGCCTGACCGACACTGCCGAGCAGCCGGCCTGGCACGAGCAGCTTCCCGAGGTCATGCCGGAATTCGTGACGCTGGTGATCACCGACGGCTGGCGCAACCCGGCAGGCCGCGCCGCTACGGAGCTGGCCCGCGACGTGTTGCCGACCTACCTGCCCAAGCAGCGCTGGTTCGGCGCCAAGGACGAGGTGATCAACGAGACCCGCGTCCGGACGATCGCGGAGCTTTCGGGACGGGGCGAGAACTTCATGCTCGGCGTCATCGACGTCGTGCTGTCCGGGGTGGAAGAGCCGCATCCGTATTTCCTGCCGCTCGCCGTCACCTGGGAGGAGAGTGCGGCGACGCCCGCGTCGCCCCTGCTGCCCTACACGCTGGCGCGCGCCCGGCGCGGTCCGCGGCTGGGCGGCCTGTACGACGCCATGCAGTCCGACCGTTTCCTGCTGGCCGCGGTCGACGCGATCAAGCGCAACGACCAAGTCAAGGCGAGCTCCGGAACGATCCAGTTCCAGCCGACGCAGCGCATGGCGGATCTGGAGCTTCCCGAGGAGCTGGAAATCCGCCGGCTCGGCGTCGAGCAGAGCAACACTTCCGTCCTGGTCGCCGACCTGATGGTGGTCAAGGCCTACCGCAAGCTGGTCCGCGGCGTGCATCCGGAGCTGGAGATCGGCCGCTTCCTGACCGAGGTCGCCGATTACCGCAACACCCCGCCGTTGCTTGGGTCCGCCTTCCACGTGGATGAGGACGGAACGTCGACCGCCCTGATGATCGTGCAGGGCTTCGTGCGGAACCAGGGCGACGGCTGGAGCTACACAGTCGACCAGCTGGTGCGGTACCTGGACGAGATCCGGCTGGGCGCCCCCGCCACCGAGGAGTCGGACCAGTCCACCGCCGAGAACCTGGAATTCTACATGGCCCTGGCCGGTACGCTGGGACAGCGGACGGCGGAACTGCACCGGGCGCTGGCGGTCGAGAGCGGAGATCCCGCCTTCGAGCCCGAGCCGGTCACCGACGACGATGTCGCCCGGTGGATCGAGGAGGCCAGGGCGCAGGCCGAACGCGCCTTCGGCAGCCTGGAGCAGGCCCGGTCACGGCTGGCCGGCGACGAACTTGCGGAAGCCGAGTCGCTGCTGGAACGCCGCCAGGAGTGCCTCGACCTGATCGGTTCGCTCGTCGCGGGCGGCGTCACCAGCTTCAAGACGCGCTACCATGGCGACTATCACCTGGGACAGGTGTTGAAGGCGCAGAACGACTGGTACGTCATCGACTTCGAAGGCGAGCCGGCGAAGACCCTCGACCAGCGGCGGGCCAAGCACGCGCCGCTCCGCGACGTGGCCGGCATGCTGCGGTCGTTCAACTATGCCGCCTGGGCCGCGGTGAAGCGGGTCCAGGAAATGCAGGCCGATGCCGGCTCGAAGGTGCTCGGCACGGCGCTAGAATGGGAGCAGCAGGCGTCCAGGGCTTTCCTGACCGCCTATCACGACGCGATTCTGGGGTGTCCCAGCTATCCCGCCGACGAGGGCGTTGCAAAACGCCTGCTCGACCTGTTCACGTTGGAGAAGGCGCTTTACGAAGTCGCCTACGAGGCCGCCAATCGGCCGACATGGCTGGGCATCCCGATCAAAGGGGTGGCCGGCATCCTCGATGCACACGCCGCCAGCTCACAGCCTGGGGAGGTTTGA
- a CDS encoding LemA family protein, whose translation MDMALIVGALFVLYIAAIYNRLQHLLHVVQERTANVEVGALGRNTLLEKLADGTGRTPEHHQLLIQLAGVEQDLLARRESCNADIRAYNAYRAQIPQILLSRIAGFRRIDFLIPDRTLSAGRPRTEDGTSATVTPMRR comes from the coding sequence ATGGATATGGCGTTGATCGTGGGGGCGCTTTTCGTGCTTTACATCGCGGCGATCTACAATCGCCTTCAGCACCTGCTGCACGTCGTGCAGGAGAGGACGGCGAACGTCGAGGTCGGGGCGCTCGGACGCAACACTCTTCTGGAGAAGCTGGCCGACGGCACCGGCCGCACGCCGGAACACCACCAGCTTTTGATCCAGCTCGCCGGCGTGGAGCAGGATCTTCTGGCCCGCCGGGAGAGCTGCAATGCCGATATCCGGGCTTACAACGCCTATCGCGCCCAGATCCCCCAGATCCTCCTGAGTCGCATCGCCGGCTTCCGCCGGATCGATTTCCTGATTCCGGACCGCACCCTCTCCGCCGGACGGCCGCGCACCGAGGACGGTACTTCGGCCACCGTCACGCCGATGAGGCGCTAG
- a CDS encoding ferritin-like domain-containing protein encodes MNDVAEFLAYAIKLEEDAAARFSDLAESMKTYGNREVAEFFGKMAHFSRLHLAEARKRAGFHKLPDMKPEDFVWPGDESPEATSMEGSHYLMNAEYALALALDSEERGYAFYQNVATTTKDPEIRMMAEEFAEEEAEHVAELKKWVTRFKAA; translated from the coding sequence ATGAACGATGTAGCAGAATTTCTCGCCTATGCGATCAAGCTGGAGGAGGATGCCGCGGCGCGGTTCTCCGATCTGGCCGAATCGATGAAGACCTACGGCAACAGGGAGGTGGCCGAGTTTTTTGGAAAGATGGCGCATTTCTCGCGGCTTCACCTGGCGGAAGCCCGCAAGCGCGCCGGATTCCACAAACTGCCGGACATGAAGCCGGAGGATTTCGTCTGGCCGGGCGACGAGAGCCCGGAGGCGACCTCCATGGAAGGCTCGCACTACCTGATGAACGCGGAATATGCCCTGGCGCTGGCATTGGACAGCGAGGAACGCGGATACGCCTTCTACCAGAACGTCGCCACCACCACGAAGGACCCCGAAATCCGCATGATGGCGGAGGAGTTCGCGGAGGAGGAGGCGGAGCATGTCGCCGAGCTGAAGAAGTGGGTGACGCGGTTCAAGGCCGCCTGA
- a CDS encoding universal stress protein has product MKSILIPVEESELLESVLETALLVARRFGSHMEGLHVRPDFAGIIAATGMGAPYVVEDFRKEDWESIQRSRMEFEQFLNRNDIPLDGGAGTGQPWATFRIEAPPGDDFIGQHARLFDVTVLGQPSRGATPPRMSTLEAALFDGGRAALVAPPTAPRRLGHNVMIAWNASTETARTVGLARSFLEQAERVFVLSVEGGLVAGPSAEEAARYLTRAGIPAQAMHVPQNRGVGETILEHAKALEIDLLIKGAYTQSRLRQMIFGGATSHILAMANMPVLLAH; this is encoded by the coding sequence ATGAAGAGCATTCTCATTCCGGTCGAGGAAAGCGAACTGCTGGAGTCGGTGCTGGAGACGGCCCTGCTGGTGGCACGTCGCTTCGGCAGCCACATGGAAGGTCTGCATGTCCGTCCCGATTTCGCCGGGATCATCGCGGCGACCGGCATGGGCGCGCCCTACGTGGTCGAGGATTTCCGCAAGGAGGACTGGGAAAGCATCCAGCGTTCCCGGATGGAGTTCGAGCAGTTCCTTAACCGCAACGACATACCGCTGGACGGCGGCGCCGGCACCGGCCAGCCCTGGGCGACCTTCCGGATCGAAGCTCCGCCGGGCGACGACTTCATAGGTCAGCATGCGCGGCTGTTCGACGTGACGGTGCTGGGCCAGCCGTCCCGGGGTGCCACCCCGCCCCGCATGAGCACCCTGGAGGCGGCGCTGTTCGACGGTGGCCGGGCGGCCCTGGTGGCGCCGCCGACGGCCCCGCGCCGCCTCGGCCACAACGTGATGATCGCCTGGAACGCCAGCACGGAGACGGCGCGCACGGTCGGGCTGGCCCGCAGCTTCCTGGAACAGGCGGAACGCGTATTCGTGCTGTCGGTGGAGGGCGGACTGGTCGCCGGTCCGAGCGCCGAAGAAGCGGCGCGCTATCTGACGCGCGCCGGCATTCCCGCCCAGGCTATGCACGTTCCGCAGAACCGCGGCGTGGGCGAGACGATCCTGGAGCACGCCAAGGCGCTGGAAATCGACCTGCTCATCAAGGGCGCTTACACCCAGAGCCGCCTGCGCCAGATGATCTTCGGCGGCGCCACCAGCCATATCCTGGCCATGGCGAACATGCCGGTCCTGCTCGCCCACTGA
- a CDS encoding hybrid sensor histidine kinase/response regulator produces the protein MDLLILTMAAFFALSLVGMRAVWLWSEYDRELARAESASRDLARMTEEYIDRVFETSDLIALEVVRYVRQKGGVEQIRNRLEPHRYLADLARRIIGLQIFVVDRNGTPALLTTQFPAPSGDFTDRAWLKEHLAGADRHIGEALIGRFSGEILFTYSRAIRDSEGSLDGIAQISLRPTFFEQVPLTSDLGAGVQLMVWNLDGGVIARTGMAPQEIGRNYRDHSAFWSLLAGQSGTFRAQSPFGGGERIFSFRRHASWPVIVSASVPVSSAMIPFRETLHQSVWQIALLLCGIAALTAVSLRMSRREAILREELTVSNDALALSGRLLEGQVEERTRELGAANDRMREEERRFRGIFNSMFQYITLLRPDGTVLEINRAALDFGGLSQTDVIGMPFWETPWWRPDGDAADKLRQAITRAAGGEFVRYEAEITGVADRRVLIDFSLKGVTDEQGRTVLLVAEGRDISDLKAAQAKLHEAQKLELLGQLTGGVAHDFNNLLMVILSNLDLLRKRLPDDERLRQFADSAIQAAERGTTLTQRLLAFARRQDLRPEVVDLRDLVGGMKDLVERSVGVGIRTVFDLPDGLPNVRVDANQLELALLNLVLNAKDAMPEGGVLTISLRHQAADRDDSSQPRAGFVCLTVADNGCGMDDRTSRSCIEPFFTTKQPGKGSGLGLSMVHGLAVQSGGWLRILTQIGMGTRISIGLPAAGTVMPIKPLLSDAREEASAPPSCRVLLVEDDVLVGMGAEAVLQDMGHAVTLAHDGDHALEILDSAGPFDLIITDYAMPGMTGLDLIETLRSRYPDLPIVLASGYADLPTGAIPAGVARLCKPYRPPDLVAVLADLLGPGGPSNVIRFQRDPRAQ, from the coding sequence ATGGACCTGCTGATCCTGACGATGGCGGCGTTTTTCGCGCTGAGCCTTGTGGGTATGCGGGCGGTCTGGCTGTGGTCGGAGTACGACCGCGAACTTGCAAGAGCCGAGTCTGCGAGCCGCGATCTTGCTCGCATGACCGAGGAATACATCGACCGGGTTTTCGAGACCAGCGACCTGATCGCTCTGGAGGTCGTCCGTTACGTCCGGCAGAAGGGCGGCGTCGAGCAGATCCGCAACCGGCTGGAGCCTCACCGTTACTTGGCCGACCTGGCGCGCCGGATCATCGGGTTGCAGATCTTCGTGGTCGACCGCAACGGGACACCCGCGTTGCTGACGACGCAGTTTCCGGCGCCTTCGGGTGATTTCACCGACCGCGCCTGGCTCAAGGAGCACCTGGCCGGGGCGGACCGCCATATCGGAGAGGCTCTGATCGGCCGATTCTCCGGGGAAATCCTGTTCACCTACTCCCGGGCGATCCGCGACAGCGAAGGGTCCCTAGACGGGATCGCCCAGATCTCGCTGCGGCCGACCTTCTTCGAGCAGGTTCCGCTGACCAGCGATCTGGGGGCGGGCGTCCAGTTGATGGTCTGGAACCTCGATGGCGGCGTCATCGCCCGAACGGGCATGGCGCCCCAGGAGATCGGCCGCAATTACAGGGACCATTCGGCCTTCTGGTCTCTTCTCGCCGGGCAATCCGGTACCTTCCGCGCGCAGTCCCCGTTCGGCGGGGGAGAGCGGATCTTCTCCTTCCGGCGCCATGCCTCCTGGCCGGTGATCGTCAGCGCCAGCGTGCCGGTCTCCAGCGCGATGATTCCGTTCCGCGAGACCCTCCACCAGAGCGTCTGGCAGATCGCGCTCCTCCTGTGCGGGATCGCCGCGCTGACGGCGGTATCGCTGCGCATGAGCCGGCGCGAGGCCATCCTGCGCGAGGAACTCACGGTGTCAAACGATGCCCTTGCCCTGTCGGGACGCCTACTGGAAGGGCAGGTCGAGGAGCGGACCCGCGAACTCGGCGCGGCCAACGACAGGATGCGGGAGGAGGAACGGCGCTTCCGCGGCATCTTCAACTCCATGTTCCAGTACATAACCCTGCTCCGGCCAGACGGGACGGTCCTGGAAATAAACCGGGCGGCGCTGGATTTCGGCGGGCTGAGCCAGACCGACGTGATCGGCATGCCGTTCTGGGAAACGCCGTGGTGGCGACCGGACGGTGATGCGGCGGACAAGCTGCGACAAGCGATCACCCGGGCGGCCGGCGGCGAGTTCGTGCGCTACGAGGCCGAGATCACCGGAGTGGCCGATCGTCGGGTCCTGATCGACTTCTCGCTGAAAGGCGTCACCGACGAACAGGGCAGGACCGTCCTGCTGGTGGCGGAGGGGCGCGACATCTCCGACCTGAAGGCGGCGCAGGCGAAGCTCCATGAAGCCCAGAAGCTCGAACTGCTGGGCCAACTGACCGGTGGAGTCGCCCACGACTTCAACAATCTGCTGATGGTCATCCTGAGCAACCTGGATCTTCTCCGGAAACGGTTGCCAGACGATGAGCGCCTGCGGCAGTTCGCCGACAGCGCGATCCAGGCGGCGGAGCGCGGCACCACCCTGACCCAGCGGCTGCTGGCTTTCGCCCGCCGACAGGACCTGCGGCCCGAGGTGGTCGATCTGCGCGACCTCGTGGGAGGCATGAAGGACCTGGTGGAGCGGTCGGTCGGGGTCGGCATCCGCACGGTGTTCGACCTGCCCGACGGCCTGCCGAACGTCCGGGTCGATGCCAACCAGCTCGAACTGGCGTTGCTCAACCTCGTGCTGAACGCGAAGGACGCGATGCCCGAGGGCGGTGTCCTGACCATTTCGCTGCGTCACCAGGCGGCCGACCGCGACGATTCCAGCCAGCCGCGCGCCGGCTTCGTCTGCCTGACGGTAGCCGACAATGGCTGCGGCATGGACGACAGGACGTCCAGGTCATGCATCGAACCGTTCTTCACCACGAAGCAGCCTGGCAAGGGATCGGGCCTCGGGCTGTCCATGGTCCATGGACTGGCGGTTCAGTCGGGCGGCTGGCTGCGCATCCTGACCCAGATCGGCATGGGGACCCGGATCTCGATCGGGCTGCCGGCGGCGGGAACGGTCATGCCGATCAAGCCGCTGCTGTCCGATGCGCGGGAGGAGGCGTCGGCTCCGCCGTCGTGCCGCGTCCTGCTGGTGGAGGACGACGTGCTTGTCGGCATGGGAGCCGAGGCGGTGCTTCAGGATATGGGGCATGCTGTCACGCTGGCCCATGACGGCGATCACGCGCTGGAGATCCTGGACAGCGCCGGACCTTTCGACCTGATCATCACCGATTACGCGATGCCCGGCATGACCGGGCTGGACCTGATCGAGACATTGCGGAGCCGGTACCCAGACCTGCCCATCGTCCTGGCTTCCGGCTATGCCGACCTGCCGACCGGAGCGATCCCGGCGGGCGTGGCAAGGCTATGCAAGCCCTACCGGCCGCCGGACCTCGTCGCCGTGCTGGCCGACCTTCTCGGTCCCGGCGGCCCGTCGAACGTCATCCGCTTCCAGCGCGACCCGCGCGCCCAGTGA
- a CDS encoding SDR family NAD(P)-dependent oxidoreductase gives MPETPASEKPTVILTGASRGIGHATVQRFSDEGWRVITCSRETIPEDCKADPNWTHHIAADLGDPDSRAEFVKEANRVLGGGPLHALVNNAGVSPKTPIKERLGCLNGDLNAWRSVFELNFFAPLVLARGFAASLAKGKGAIVNITSIAGHAVHPFAGSAYSTSKAALSGLTREMAVEFADLGVRVNAVAPGEIETAMLSPETDILIPRIPLHRLGQPADVASAVFYLSSPASSYVTGTEIFVTGGQHLY, from the coding sequence ATGCCAGAGACGCCCGCATCCGAGAAACCGACCGTCATCCTGACCGGCGCCAGCCGGGGGATCGGCCACGCCACCGTGCAGCGATTCAGCGATGAGGGGTGGCGCGTGATCACCTGCTCGAGGGAGACGATCCCGGAGGACTGCAAGGCTGATCCCAACTGGACCCACCATATCGCCGCCGACCTGGGAGACCCGGACAGCCGCGCCGAGTTCGTGAAGGAAGCGAACCGGGTGCTGGGCGGTGGACCGCTTCATGCGCTGGTCAACAATGCCGGGGTATCGCCCAAGACGCCGATCAAGGAACGTCTCGGCTGCCTGAACGGCGACCTGAACGCCTGGCGGTCCGTCTTCGAACTGAACTTCTTCGCCCCGCTGGTCCTGGCCCGCGGCTTCGCCGCCTCGCTCGCCAAAGGCAAGGGCGCCATCGTCAACATCACTTCGATCGCCGGCCATGCGGTCCATCCCTTCGCGGGCTCGGCCTACAGCACGTCGAAGGCGGCACTGTCCGGCTTGACCCGTGAGATGGCCGTGGAGTTCGCCGACCTTGGCGTGCGGGTCAATGCGGTCGCGCCAGGAGAGATCGAGACCGCGATGCTGTCGCCGGAAACCGATATCCTGATCCCCCGCATTCCGCTTCATCGGCTCGGACAGCCGGCGGACGTCGCATCGGCGGTCTTCTATCTCAGCTCGCCCGCCTCCAGCTACGTGACCGGAACGGAGATATTCGTTACCGGCGGGCAGCATTTGTATTAA